One Aegilops tauschii subsp. strangulata cultivar AL8/78 chromosome 7, Aet v6.0, whole genome shotgun sequence genomic window carries:
- the LOC109761340 gene encoding uncharacterized protein isoform X6, which yields MDPRGGITQMELEYLAHDEDAEPIALPFQLLEKITDYFSHELIIGRGGFAVVYKAVLDNGIVAVKKLSNTHMYEEQFQGEVQCLMKVKHKNIVRFLGYCADTQGNISDYKGKMVMADVQQRLLCFEYLPKGSLDGYITDSPGELNWRKRYDMIKGICEGLHYLHQNNILHLDLTPGNILLDEDMMPKITDFGLSRCFEEDQTGVITKNVAGTRGYLAPECYNKEIILTHKFDLYSLGVIMIEILTGKKGCQVTIENVLQIWNNTMLDALQWDQIRVCAKIGMECTEVDPAKRPASMKHIIDCLAEIECSTHVIPAGGTRELLLVHPSVICFPFEPNKAITCPLQLTNNTDKHVAFRLMDNSMESSFLRLPLYDVVPPNTPYTLIVTTQKKEDLPRKYIIDVILQSATLILGDDDHINTFRSQPDKFFQETGNDVQVVKQKALYTLTHIATSFSKPILSTVKVHVYIEMHLSCLDTNRAKQWIIIGDENGHVGFWDYPTQKKVDALKVSASRVTCIRFIERKQWIVAGTEDGYLHVYSYETRFQKITSLRVGAIENLESRAAHTHLAIHPTQPYLLSVYGFKVKLWDWDVGWECIQTFENEELMTILRVAFNPNDTFATASMDCTVEVWSLDSPEFIYTLVGHSSIVNCLDFFTCDDQEYLVTGSHDQTAKIWDLQKMMCIHTLEAFVSPVMSLLYQPDLQILITGSQDGAIYLWSTRNCGHTWISTLLADKQNSHRNYSCPPALNRIIKVGCAGAVYHLACVMGGLLIGKENAVAIIDVDDVNYQEQPTDKSEQQLSACTTHHAGDMSKQEKAWSKSKLLDVHPLELRFPYCPNEPIPCSLHLTNNTDENVAFRLVDKSGKSPWCFTKLPLCGIVPHGSTYTLTVTMKEEMKLKEETDFDLVIQSSLLGDKYIEVFNDQSESDTFFKEAKLFGNMVHEVTLKAVYVQYGEITSENISVKYNPDSLWSLDAHPTEPWILTGHNSGYARIWNNEMKFLINSFKVSDQDAVSCVKFIARKQLIVAMTDLAHLHVYDCSCVTKIEKISFERGDYGTSTLLAVHPILPYVLASGLVLLNWDLSWKTTRIFESEAVTAETVVFNTRDTNSFASGSYDGEVQVWRLDSSDPEYSLIGHLKKVTCLDFVTCGDQQYLISGSYDSTVKIWDLQKRECICTLEAMSPVHCVLAHPNLPVIITGTEHGIIHLWNSTDFRLKRTISLGGGGPVITLGCLMGSPRVVIGQENAFFAMDIHDDWGGQPQGRDNFIGLLGSSLEEALPAKRHRQW from the exons ATGGATCCCCGAGGTGGTATAACACAAATGGAGCTGGAGTACTTGGCACACGATGAAGATGCAGAGCCCATTGCCCTGCCATTCCAACTTTTGGAGAAAATCACAGATTATTTTTCTCACGAGTTGATAATTGGAAGAGGTGGCTTTGCGGTGGTTTATAAG GCAGTGCTTGATAATGGCATTGTCGCTGTGAAGAAGTTGTCAAATACGCACATGTATGAGGAGCAATTCCAGGGTGAGGTGCAATGTCTCATGAAGGTGAAACACAAAAACATTGTACGATTTCTCGGATATTGCGCCGACACACAAGGGAATATTTCGGACTACAAAGGGAAAATGGTTATGGCAGATGTACAGCAGCGGTTGCTCTGCTTTGAATATCTACCTAAAGGAAGTCTTGATGGTTATATAACAG ATTCACCTGGAGAACTTAACTGGAGAAAGCGATACGATATGATAAAGGGGATCTGTGAAGGGTTACATTATCTTCACCAGAATAATATTCTGCACTTGGATCTAACACCCGGAAATATATTATTGGATGAGGATATGATGCCGAAAATTACTGATTTCGGATTGTCAAGGTGTTTTGAGGAAGACCAAACAGGGGTCATTACTAAAAATGTGGCCGGAACGAG GGGATATTTGGCGCCGGAATGCTATAACAAGGAAATCATACTCACGCACAAGTTTGACTTATATAGTCTTGGTGTTATAATGATAGAGATATTGACCGGAAAGAAGGGGTGTCAAGTTACTATTGAGAAT GTACTTCAAATTTGGAATAATACGATGTTGGATGCACTGCAGTGGGATCAAATACGAGTATGTGCGAAGATTGGGATGGAGTGCACAGAAGTCGATCCGGCAAAGAGACCAGCTAGTATGAAGCACATAATCGATTGCCTTGCTGAAATAGAATGTAGTACGCATGTAATCCCAGCAGGTGGGACAAGAGAGCTTCTTCTCGTTCACCCGTCCGTGATTTGCTTCCCCTTTGAGCCCAACAAGGCTATCACGTGCCCGCTGCAGCTAACAAATAACACCGATAAGCACGTTGCATTTAGGCTTATGGATAATAGCATGGAGTCTTCCTTCCTAAGGCTGCCATTGTATGACGTTGTGCCACCTAACACACCTTACACTCTCATTGTGACAACACAAAAGAAAGAAGATCTACCACGAAAGTATATCATAGATGTGATCCTCCAAAGTGCTACCTTAATATTGGGGGATGATGATCATATAAACACTTTTCGAAGCCAGCCAGACAAGTTTTTTCAAGAGACAGGGAATGATGTACAGGTGGTGAAACAGAAAGCACTTTATACCTTGACACACATCGCAACGTCATTCTCTAAG CCAATCTTGTCCACAGTCAAG GTACACGTCTACATAGAAATGCATCTCAGTTGCTTGGACACAAACCGGGCCAAGCAGTG GATAATAATAGGAGACGAAAATGGACACGTTGGCTTTTGGGACTATCCGACACAG AAAAAAGTGGATGCGCTTAAAGTCTCAGCGAGTCGTG TTACGTGCATTAGATTCATTGAACGGAAGCAATGGATTGTTGCTGGGACAGAAGATGGGTATCTCCATGTGTACAGCTATGAAACAAGATTTCAGAAGATCACGAGTTTAAGAGTTGGTGCCATTGAGAATCTGGAGTCACGGGCTGCTCATACCCATCTGGCCATCCATCCAACCCAGCCGTATTTGTTGTCGGTGTATGGTTTTAAAGTGAAACTTTGGGACTGGGACGTGGGCTGGGAGTGCATACAAACATTTGAGAATGAAGAGCTTATGACAATACTTCGAGTCGCATTTAACCCAAATGACACATTTGCGACTGCTTCGATGGATTGCACAGTGGAG GTTTGGAGTCTTGATTCTCCCGAATTTATATACACTCTAGTAGGGCATTCGAGCATAGTGAATTGCCTGGATTTCTTCACATGTGATGATCAGGAGTATTTGGTTACTGGCTCACATGATCAGACTGCAAAG ATATGGGATCTGCAGAAGATGATGTGTATACATACACTTGAGGCTTTTGTATCTCCAGTAATGTCTCTCCTGTACCAACCCGATCTTCAGATTCTAATTACAGGTTCACAAGATGGCGCTATTTATTTGTGGAGCACCAGAAACTGCGG TCATACATGGATTTCAACTCTACTTGCTGACAAACAAAATTCCCATAGGAATTATTCATGTCCCCCGGCGCTTAATAGAatcatcaaggttggttgtgctGGAGCTGTCTACCATCTCGCATGTGTGATGGGAGG GCTTCTGATTGGAAAAGAAAATGCAGTAGCAATTATCGATGTCGATGATGTGAATTATCAGGAGCAACCAACGGATAAAAGTGAGCAGCAATTAAGTGCATGTACGACACACCATGCTGGAGACATGTCTAAG CAGGAAAAAGCATGGTCCAAGAGCAAGCTACTTGATGTCCACCCGCTGGAACTCCGCTTCCCCTATTGTCCCAATGAGCCTATCCCTTGCTCACTGCACCTAACAAACAACACAGATGAAAATGTGGCATTTAGACTTGTAGACAAGAGTGGCAAGTCCCCATGGTGCTTCACAAAGTTGCCGCTGTGCGGCATTGTCCCTCATGGATCCACTTACACTTTGACTGTGACAATGAAGGAGGAGATGAAGCTAAAGGAAGAGACAGACTTTGATCTCGTTATTCAGAGCAGTTTATTGGGAGATAAGTACATCGAGGTATTCAATGACCAATCTGAGTCTGATACATTTTTCAAAGAAGCCAAACTGTTTGGGAATATGGTGCATGAAGTGACACTGAAAGCTGTTTATGTGCAGTACGGAGAGATTACATCTGAG AATATATCTGTGAAGTATAATCCTGACTCTTTGTGGTCCCTGGATGCACACCCAACAGAGCCATG GATTTTAACAGGTCATAATAGTGGATATGCTCGCATATGGAACAATGAGATGAAG TTCCTGATTAATTCGTTTAAAGTCTCAGATCAGGATGCAG TAAGCTGCGTCAAATTTATTGCAAGAAAGCAGCTGATTGTAGCTATGACAGATCTTGCTCACCTCCATGTGTACGACTGTTCATGTGTAACAAAAATCGAAAAGATCAGTTTTGAACGTGGTGATTACGGCACCAGTACACTACTAGCCGTTCATCCGATCCTACCATATGTGTTGGCATCAGGTTTAGTGCTTTTAAACTGGGACCTGAGCTGGAAGACCACACGAATATTTGAGTCTGAGGCTGTCACAGCAGAGACAGTTGTGTTTAACACAAGGGACACCAACAGTTTTGCGAGTGGGTCTTATGATGGCGAAGTGcag GTTTGGAGGCTTGATTCCTCCGACCCTGAATATTCTTTGATTGGACATTTGAAGAAGGTGACATGCCTTGACTTTGTCACATGTGGAGATCAACAGTATTTGATCAGTGGATCTTATGACTCCACTGTCAAG ATCTGGGACTTGCAGAAAAGGGAGTGCATTTGTACGCTGGAAGCCATGTCACCAGTTCATTGTGTCCTTGCCCATCCAAACCTTCCAGTTATAATTACAGGAACAGAACATGGCATCATTCATCTGTGGAACTCCACTGATTTCAG GCTCAAGAGAACCATTAGCTTAGGTGGCGGTGGACCTGTTATCACTCTCGGATGTTTGATGGGTTCACCAAG GGTTGTGATTGGACAAGAGAACGCATTTTTTGCCATGGATATCCACGATGACTGGGGCGGCCAACCCCAGGGGAGAGATAATTTCATTG GTTTGCTTGGTTCCTCTCTAGAGGAAGCGTTGCCTGCCAAGAGACATAGACAGTGGTGA
- the LOC109761340 gene encoding uncharacterized protein isoform X2, with translation MDPRGGITQMELEYLAHDEDAEPIALPFQLLEKITDYFSHELIIGRGGFAVVYKAVLDNGIVAVKKLSNTHMYEEQFQGEVQCLMKVKHKNIVRFLGYCADTQGNISDYKGKMVMADVQQRLLCFEYLPKGSLDGYITDSPGELNWRKRYDMIKGICEGLHYLHQNNILHLDLTPGNILLDEDMMPKITDFGLSRCFEEDQTGVITKNVAGTRGYLAPECYNKEIILTHKFDLYSLGVIMIEILTGKKGCQVTIENVLQIWNNTMLDALQWDQIRVCAKIGMECTEVDPAKRPASMKHIIDCLAEIECSTHVIPAGGTRELLLVHPSVICFPFEPNKAITCPLQLTNNTDKHVAFRLMDNSMESSFLRLPLYDVVPPNTPYTLIVTTQKKEDLPRKYIIDVILQSATLILGDDDHINTFRSQPDKFFQETGNDVQVVKQKALYTLTHIATSFSKPILSTVKVHVYIEMHLSCLDTNRAKQWIIIGDENGHVGFWDYPTQKKVDALKVSASRVTCIRFIERKQWIVAGTEDGYLHVYSYETRFQKITSLRVGAIENLESRAAHTHLAIHPTQPYLLSVYGFKVKLWDWDVGWECIQTFENEELMTILRVAFNPNDTFATASMDCTVEVWSLDSPEFIYTLVGHSSIVNCLDFFTCDDQEYLVTGSHDQTAKIWDLQKMMCIHTLEAFVSPVMSLLYQPDLQILITGSQDGAIYLWSTRNCGHTWISTLLADKQNSHRNYSCPPALNRIIKVGCAGAVYHLACVMGGLLIGKENAVAIIDVDDVNYQEQPTDKSEQQLSACTTHHAGDMSKCYNQEATNPQYKVEPKVTTQLWFSRSGCKWPNVRRHNSDCDEFSGEKAWSKSKLLDVHPLELRFPYCPNEPIPCSLHLTNNTDENVAFRLVDKSGKSPWCFTKLPLCGIVPHGSTYTLTVTMKEEMKLKEETDFDLVIQSSLLGDKYIEVFNDQSESDTFFKEAKLFGNMVHEVTLKAVYVQYGEITSENISVKYNPDSLWSLDAHPTEPWILTGHNSGYARIWNNEMKFLINSFKVSDQDAVSCVKFIARKQLIVAMTDLAHLHVYDCSCVTKIEKISFERGDYGTSTLLAVHPILPYVLASGLVLLNWDLSWKTTRIFESEAVTAETVVFNTRDTNSFASGSYDGEVQVWRLDSSDPEYSLIGHLKKVTCLDFVTCGDQQYLISGSYDSTVKIWDLQKRECICTLEAMSPVHCVLAHPNLPVIITGTEHGIIHLWNSTDFRLKRTISLGGGGPVITLGCLMGSPRVVIGQENAFFAMDIHDDWGGQPQGRDNFIGLLGSSLEEALPAKRHRQW, from the exons ATGGATCCCCGAGGTGGTATAACACAAATGGAGCTGGAGTACTTGGCACACGATGAAGATGCAGAGCCCATTGCCCTGCCATTCCAACTTTTGGAGAAAATCACAGATTATTTTTCTCACGAGTTGATAATTGGAAGAGGTGGCTTTGCGGTGGTTTATAAG GCAGTGCTTGATAATGGCATTGTCGCTGTGAAGAAGTTGTCAAATACGCACATGTATGAGGAGCAATTCCAGGGTGAGGTGCAATGTCTCATGAAGGTGAAACACAAAAACATTGTACGATTTCTCGGATATTGCGCCGACACACAAGGGAATATTTCGGACTACAAAGGGAAAATGGTTATGGCAGATGTACAGCAGCGGTTGCTCTGCTTTGAATATCTACCTAAAGGAAGTCTTGATGGTTATATAACAG ATTCACCTGGAGAACTTAACTGGAGAAAGCGATACGATATGATAAAGGGGATCTGTGAAGGGTTACATTATCTTCACCAGAATAATATTCTGCACTTGGATCTAACACCCGGAAATATATTATTGGATGAGGATATGATGCCGAAAATTACTGATTTCGGATTGTCAAGGTGTTTTGAGGAAGACCAAACAGGGGTCATTACTAAAAATGTGGCCGGAACGAG GGGATATTTGGCGCCGGAATGCTATAACAAGGAAATCATACTCACGCACAAGTTTGACTTATATAGTCTTGGTGTTATAATGATAGAGATATTGACCGGAAAGAAGGGGTGTCAAGTTACTATTGAGAAT GTACTTCAAATTTGGAATAATACGATGTTGGATGCACTGCAGTGGGATCAAATACGAGTATGTGCGAAGATTGGGATGGAGTGCACAGAAGTCGATCCGGCAAAGAGACCAGCTAGTATGAAGCACATAATCGATTGCCTTGCTGAAATAGAATGTAGTACGCATGTAATCCCAGCAGGTGGGACAAGAGAGCTTCTTCTCGTTCACCCGTCCGTGATTTGCTTCCCCTTTGAGCCCAACAAGGCTATCACGTGCCCGCTGCAGCTAACAAATAACACCGATAAGCACGTTGCATTTAGGCTTATGGATAATAGCATGGAGTCTTCCTTCCTAAGGCTGCCATTGTATGACGTTGTGCCACCTAACACACCTTACACTCTCATTGTGACAACACAAAAGAAAGAAGATCTACCACGAAAGTATATCATAGATGTGATCCTCCAAAGTGCTACCTTAATATTGGGGGATGATGATCATATAAACACTTTTCGAAGCCAGCCAGACAAGTTTTTTCAAGAGACAGGGAATGATGTACAGGTGGTGAAACAGAAAGCACTTTATACCTTGACACACATCGCAACGTCATTCTCTAAG CCAATCTTGTCCACAGTCAAG GTACACGTCTACATAGAAATGCATCTCAGTTGCTTGGACACAAACCGGGCCAAGCAGTG GATAATAATAGGAGACGAAAATGGACACGTTGGCTTTTGGGACTATCCGACACAG AAAAAAGTGGATGCGCTTAAAGTCTCAGCGAGTCGTG TTACGTGCATTAGATTCATTGAACGGAAGCAATGGATTGTTGCTGGGACAGAAGATGGGTATCTCCATGTGTACAGCTATGAAACAAGATTTCAGAAGATCACGAGTTTAAGAGTTGGTGCCATTGAGAATCTGGAGTCACGGGCTGCTCATACCCATCTGGCCATCCATCCAACCCAGCCGTATTTGTTGTCGGTGTATGGTTTTAAAGTGAAACTTTGGGACTGGGACGTGGGCTGGGAGTGCATACAAACATTTGAGAATGAAGAGCTTATGACAATACTTCGAGTCGCATTTAACCCAAATGACACATTTGCGACTGCTTCGATGGATTGCACAGTGGAG GTTTGGAGTCTTGATTCTCCCGAATTTATATACACTCTAGTAGGGCATTCGAGCATAGTGAATTGCCTGGATTTCTTCACATGTGATGATCAGGAGTATTTGGTTACTGGCTCACATGATCAGACTGCAAAG ATATGGGATCTGCAGAAGATGATGTGTATACATACACTTGAGGCTTTTGTATCTCCAGTAATGTCTCTCCTGTACCAACCCGATCTTCAGATTCTAATTACAGGTTCACAAGATGGCGCTATTTATTTGTGGAGCACCAGAAACTGCGG TCATACATGGATTTCAACTCTACTTGCTGACAAACAAAATTCCCATAGGAATTATTCATGTCCCCCGGCGCTTAATAGAatcatcaaggttggttgtgctGGAGCTGTCTACCATCTCGCATGTGTGATGGGAGG GCTTCTGATTGGAAAAGAAAATGCAGTAGCAATTATCGATGTCGATGATGTGAATTATCAGGAGCAACCAACGGATAAAAGTGAGCAGCAATTAAGTGCATGTACGACACACCATGCTGGAGACATGTCTAAG TGTTACAATCAAGAGGCCACAAATCCTCAATACAAGGTGGAGCCGAAGGTAACCACACAGCTGTGGTTCTCTCGGAGCGGCTGCAAGTGGCCAAACGTTCGGCGACACAATTCTGACTGCGATGAATTTTCTGGG GAAAAAGCATGGTCCAAGAGCAAGCTACTTGATGTCCACCCGCTGGAACTCCGCTTCCCCTATTGTCCCAATGAGCCTATCCCTTGCTCACTGCACCTAACAAACAACACAGATGAAAATGTGGCATTTAGACTTGTAGACAAGAGTGGCAAGTCCCCATGGTGCTTCACAAAGTTGCCGCTGTGCGGCATTGTCCCTCATGGATCCACTTACACTTTGACTGTGACAATGAAGGAGGAGATGAAGCTAAAGGAAGAGACAGACTTTGATCTCGTTATTCAGAGCAGTTTATTGGGAGATAAGTACATCGAGGTATTCAATGACCAATCTGAGTCTGATACATTTTTCAAAGAAGCCAAACTGTTTGGGAATATGGTGCATGAAGTGACACTGAAAGCTGTTTATGTGCAGTACGGAGAGATTACATCTGAG AATATATCTGTGAAGTATAATCCTGACTCTTTGTGGTCCCTGGATGCACACCCAACAGAGCCATG GATTTTAACAGGTCATAATAGTGGATATGCTCGCATATGGAACAATGAGATGAAG TTCCTGATTAATTCGTTTAAAGTCTCAGATCAGGATGCAG TAAGCTGCGTCAAATTTATTGCAAGAAAGCAGCTGATTGTAGCTATGACAGATCTTGCTCACCTCCATGTGTACGACTGTTCATGTGTAACAAAAATCGAAAAGATCAGTTTTGAACGTGGTGATTACGGCACCAGTACACTACTAGCCGTTCATCCGATCCTACCATATGTGTTGGCATCAGGTTTAGTGCTTTTAAACTGGGACCTGAGCTGGAAGACCACACGAATATTTGAGTCTGAGGCTGTCACAGCAGAGACAGTTGTGTTTAACACAAGGGACACCAACAGTTTTGCGAGTGGGTCTTATGATGGCGAAGTGcag GTTTGGAGGCTTGATTCCTCCGACCCTGAATATTCTTTGATTGGACATTTGAAGAAGGTGACATGCCTTGACTTTGTCACATGTGGAGATCAACAGTATTTGATCAGTGGATCTTATGACTCCACTGTCAAG ATCTGGGACTTGCAGAAAAGGGAGTGCATTTGTACGCTGGAAGCCATGTCACCAGTTCATTGTGTCCTTGCCCATCCAAACCTTCCAGTTATAATTACAGGAACAGAACATGGCATCATTCATCTGTGGAACTCCACTGATTTCAG GCTCAAGAGAACCATTAGCTTAGGTGGCGGTGGACCTGTTATCACTCTCGGATGTTTGATGGGTTCACCAAG GGTTGTGATTGGACAAGAGAACGCATTTTTTGCCATGGATATCCACGATGACTGGGGCGGCCAACCCCAGGGGAGAGATAATTTCATTG GTTTGCTTGGTTCCTCTCTAGAGGAAGCGTTGCCTGCCAAGAGACATAGACAGTGGTGA